From a region of the Panthera uncia isolate 11264 chromosome B1, Puncia_PCG_1.0, whole genome shotgun sequence genome:
- the ADAMDEC1 gene encoding ADAM DEC1 has protein sequence MPLVLLSILWLITPTQAMAIKQTPELELYEVVRPKKLHILHKREIQNNQTENGKEDRYEPELQYQITLNGEEVVLHLQKSKHLLGPDYTETYYSPGGEKITTSPQNMEHCYYKGHILNEKDSVASISTCDGLRGYFAYHDQRYMIKPLKSTDQEEHAVITYNQEELDLANHTCGVRSVGRKQGHIRTSRSLNSPEQEDFLQAEKYIDLFLVLDNAFYNIYKGNLTLIRSFLFDVMNLLNVIYKTIDVQVALVGMEIWSDADKIKVVPNTGATFNNFLNWHRSNLEKMKIHDHAQLLSGIDFTNRRVGMAATNSLCSPSSVAVIEAKKKNSVSLVGVMSHELGHVLGMPDVPYYTKCPSGSCVMNQYLSSKFPKDFSTSCRAHFEKYILSQKPKCLLQAPIPKNIITKPVCGNQLLEVGEDCDCGPPKKCSNPCCEAMTCKLKSEADCRGATLNHIIQ, from the exons ATGCCTTTGGTCCTACTTTCTATCCTCTGGCTCATCACTCCAACTCAAG caATGGCCATAAAGCAAACACCTGAATTAGAGCTCTATGAAGTAGTTCGCCCTAAAAAACTACACATTTTACACAAAAGGGAGATACAAAACAACCAGACAGAGAATGGCAAAGAG gacAGATATGAACCTGAACTTCAGTATCAGATTACATTAAATGGAGAAGAAGTTGTTCTTCACCTACAAAAGAGCAA ACATCTCTTGGGGCCAGACTACACCGAAACGTATTACTCACCCGGAGGGGAGAAAATCACTACAAGCCCTCAGAACATG GAGCATTGCTACTATAAAGGACACATCCTCAATGAAAAGGATTCTGTTGCCAGCATTAGTACTTGTGATGGGTTGAG AGGATACTTCGCGTATCATGACCAAAGATACATGATAAAGCCTCTGAAAAGTACAGACCAAGAAGAACATGCTGTCATCACATATAACCAGGAAGAGCTTGACCTGGCTAATCACACCTGTGGTGTAAGAAGTGTTGGCAGGAAACAAGGCCATATTCGAACCTCTAGGTCACTCAATAGCCCGGAG CAAGAAGACTTTCTTCAGGCTGAGAAATACATTGATCTCTTTTTGGTGCTGGATAATGCCTTT TACAACATATATAAGGGGAATCTAACTTTGATAAGAAGCTTTTTGTTTGATGTGATGAACCTACTCAATGTG ATCTATAAAACAATAGATGTTCAAGTGGCTTTGGTGGGTATGGAAATCTGGTCTGACGCTGATAAGATAAAGGTGGTACCCAACACAGGTGCCACCTTTAACAACTTTCTGAATTGGCATCGTTCCAACCTGGAGAAAATGAAGATACACGATCATGCACAGCTACTCAG TGGAATTGACTTCACCAACCGACGTGTAGGAATGGCAGCCACGAATTCCTTGTGCTCCCCATCTTCAGTTGCTGTTATTGAG gctaagaaaaagaatagtgtgTCTCTTGTAGGAGTGATGTCGCATGAATTAGGTCATGTCCTTGGTATGCCCGATGTTCCATATTACACCAAGTGTCCCTCAGGGAGTTGTGTGATGAATCAATATCTGAG CTCAAAATTCCCAAAAGATTTCAGTACATCCTGCCGTGCacattttgagaaatacattttatctcAAAAACCAAAGTGCCTGCTACAAGCACCAAttcctaaaaatataataacaaagcCGGTGTGTGGGAACCAACTTCTGGAAGTAGGAGAAGATTGTGATTGTGGCCCTCCTAAG AAATGCTCCAATCCTtgctgtgaggccatgacctgcaAATTAAAATCTGAAGCTGACTGTAGAGGAGCCACTCTGAACCATATCAT acAGTGA